In Dehalogenimonas etheniformans, one genomic interval encodes:
- the rpsO gene encoding 30S ribosomal protein S15 encodes MEKQEKVNVIDAFKRHPKDTGSAEVQVAILSARINQLTAHMAANKQDSHTKRNLLRLVGQRRRMLAYLRREDATRYQDLIAKIGLRK; translated from the coding sequence TTGGAAAAACAGGAAAAGGTCAACGTCATTGATGCCTTCAAGCGCCATCCGAAGGATACCGGCTCCGCCGAGGTACAGGTTGCCATCCTTTCGGCGCGCATCAACCAGCTAACTGCCCACATGGCCGCCAACAAACAGGATTCACATACCAAACGAAACCTGCTCAGGCTTGTCGGTCAGCGAAGGCGCATGCTGGCTTACCTCCGCCGCGAGGACGCCACCCGTTACCAGGACCTTATCGCCAAGATCGGTCTGCGCAAGTAA
- a CDS encoding polyribonucleotide nucleotidyltransferase, which translates to MASIHTFERTIGGRKLVIEHGKLAWQANGAVTLRYGDTEILTTAVIAKEAKAGTDFLPLTIDVEERMYAAGKIPGGFIRREGRATEAATLASRLADRPIRPLLPKYWRREIQVIVTVLAADQENDPDVLGVIGASCALGISEMPFEGPVSAVHVGYINGKFVLNPTFSQLPESKLDVVVASTKHAVTMLEAGAQETPEALMIEAIKFGHAANQEIIALQEEVIAAIGKAKWHVDPPVIDESLMEKISIAIDDRLPGAFYQADKTQRTENLEKLSQELIADLGEEFEPAAIMAAYDKKIRKLVRSTALDRNERVSGRGITEIRELSADVSILPRVHGSSLFSRGMTQILNIITLGSLQMEQKLDNISPEETKRYIHHYNFPPYSTGEIKRLGGQGRREIGHGALAERALLPVIPSESEFPYAMRLVSEAVSSNGSTSMASTCASSLSLMDAGVPIKKAVAGISIGLITDDENKDRFVTLTDIEGLEDNYGDMDFKVAGTRDGITAIQLDIKLKGISFAVIEKTLSQAKEARMVILDVMDRAISQPRTELSPLAPRMYKLKIDPGKIGTVIGPGGRVIRSIIDETKTTIDIEDDGTVIIGATDAAAAKKAIAIVEGLTKDVEPGSVYTGKVTRIMSFGAFVEILPGKEGLVHISELANRRVDKVEDVVKIGDMIQVKVTEIDSQGRINLSRRALLAPPTAEEAEAMRQPPPGGFPRSSPGGPMGGGRPPFRR; encoded by the coding sequence TTGGCATCGATCCACACTTTTGAACGAACCATCGGCGGGCGTAAGCTCGTTATCGAACACGGCAAGCTGGCCTGGCAGGCTAACGGTGCAGTCACCCTGCGTTACGGCGATACCGAAATTCTGACCACGGCGGTCATCGCTAAAGAAGCCAAGGCCGGAACCGACTTCCTGCCTCTGACCATCGATGTCGAGGAACGGATGTACGCCGCCGGGAAAATTCCTGGTGGTTTTATCCGCCGTGAAGGACGGGCAACCGAAGCCGCCACGCTGGCCAGCCGCCTCGCCGACCGTCCCATCCGGCCATTGCTGCCGAAGTACTGGCGGCGCGAGATCCAGGTTATCGTGACCGTACTCGCGGCAGATCAGGAGAACGATCCCGATGTCCTGGGTGTCATCGGCGCATCATGCGCGTTGGGCATCTCCGAGATGCCTTTTGAAGGACCGGTTTCTGCGGTTCATGTCGGTTACATCAACGGCAAATTCGTGCTCAACCCAACCTTTTCCCAGTTACCCGAAAGCAAGCTGGATGTAGTAGTCGCCAGCACTAAGCACGCCGTAACGATGCTGGAAGCCGGCGCCCAGGAGACGCCGGAAGCGCTGATGATCGAGGCGATCAAGTTCGGCCACGCCGCCAATCAGGAGATTATCGCCCTTCAGGAAGAAGTGATTGCCGCCATCGGCAAAGCCAAATGGCACGTCGATCCTCCCGTCATCGACGAGTCTCTCATGGAAAAAATCTCGATAGCGATCGATGACAGATTGCCGGGCGCCTTCTACCAGGCAGATAAAACCCAGCGAACCGAAAATCTTGAGAAATTATCGCAGGAATTGATCGCCGATCTGGGCGAAGAATTCGAACCCGCCGCCATTATGGCCGCCTACGACAAAAAGATTCGAAAACTGGTACGTTCCACCGCCCTGGACAGGAACGAACGCGTCTCAGGCCGCGGCATCACCGAAATCCGGGAACTATCAGCCGATGTTAGCATTTTACCCCGCGTCCATGGATCTTCCCTATTCTCCCGGGGCATGACCCAGATCCTGAACATCATCACGCTAGGTTCTCTCCAGATGGAACAGAAGCTGGACAACATCTCCCCTGAGGAGACCAAGCGCTATATCCACCATTACAATTTCCCGCCATACTCCACCGGTGAGATCAAACGGCTCGGCGGTCAGGGTCGCCGTGAAATCGGTCATGGGGCTCTGGCTGAGAGGGCATTGTTGCCTGTCATCCCCTCGGAGTCCGAATTTCCCTACGCCATGCGCCTTGTTTCTGAGGCGGTGTCTTCCAACGGTTCAACCTCCATGGCGTCAACCTGTGCTTCCAGTCTTTCTCTCATGGACGCCGGTGTACCCATCAAGAAGGCGGTCGCCGGCATCTCCATCGGACTTATTACCGATGATGAGAACAAGGACAGGTTCGTCACCCTGACAGACATCGAAGGCCTGGAAGACAACTACGGCGACATGGATTTCAAGGTGGCTGGTACTCGAGACGGCATTACTGCCATCCAACTTGATATCAAGCTCAAAGGCATCAGTTTCGCCGTCATCGAGAAAACGCTGTCTCAAGCTAAAGAAGCCCGAATGGTCATCCTGGATGTCATGGACAGGGCCATTTCTCAACCGCGCACTGAACTTTCTCCTTTGGCCCCGCGAATGTATAAATTGAAAATCGATCCTGGCAAGATCGGCACGGTTATTGGGCCTGGAGGACGCGTTATCCGCTCGATCATTGATGAGACCAAAACCACCATCGACATCGAGGACGACGGAACGGTGATCATCGGCGCCACCGATGCTGCTGCAGCTAAAAAAGCCATCGCTATCGTAGAAGGGCTAACCAAGGACGTCGAACCTGGCAGCGTCTACACTGGTAAAGTTACCCGCATTATGAGCTTCGGAGCCTTTGTGGAGATCCTGCCTGGTAAAGAAGGTCTCGTTCACATCTCCGAACTCGCCAACCGTCGAGTCGATAAAGTTGAAGACGTTGTTAAGATCGGAGATATGATCCAGGTAAAGGTCACCGAGATCGACTCCCAAGGCCGGATCAACCTTTCCCGCCGTGCCCTGTTAGCTCCTCCAACAGCAGAAGAAGCTGAAGCCATGAGACAACCACCGCCCGGCGGCTTCCCGCGCTCTTCACCAGGCGGGCCGATGGGCGGCGGACGACCTCCGTTCAGACGATAA
- the dapB gene encoding 4-hydroxy-tetrahydrodipicolinate reductase codes for MTIKVGVQGALGQMGQEVMKAVIAAPDLSLVGGCDVKAKDSSLMIGSIYVPLSADPRKLLDKTKPDILVDFSLATAVPQTAEIAAKAGVSIVIGTTGLNPQVLSRLEELAKEHRIGIMVAPNFALGAVIMMELAKTAAKYLDWAEIIELHHEKKADAPSGTSIATARGMAAAREKPFESPAGEIEHKSRGEEFYGVPIHSVRLPGLVAHQEVIFGALGQTLTIRHDTTSRESFMPGVLLAIREMASRKGEFIFGLDKLLGF; via the coding sequence ATGACTATCAAAGTCGGCGTCCAGGGCGCCCTAGGCCAAATGGGGCAGGAAGTCATGAAAGCCGTTATCGCCGCACCCGACCTATCACTCGTCGGTGGGTGCGATGTCAAAGCTAAAGACAGTTCTCTGATGATCGGTAGTATCTATGTACCATTGTCCGCCGATCCTAGGAAACTGCTCGATAAAACCAAGCCGGATATTCTCGTTGACTTCAGCCTGGCCACCGCTGTACCGCAAACCGCGGAAATAGCCGCCAAGGCAGGCGTTTCCATAGTTATCGGAACAACGGGACTCAATCCCCAGGTCCTTAGCCGGCTTGAGGAACTCGCCAAGGAACACAGGATCGGGATCATGGTGGCGCCCAACTTCGCCCTCGGTGCGGTGATAATGATGGAATTGGCCAAGACAGCGGCCAAGTACCTCGATTGGGCTGAGATTATTGAATTGCACCATGAGAAGAAAGCCGACGCACCTTCCGGAACATCGATCGCCACAGCCCGGGGCATGGCGGCCGCCAGAGAAAAACCCTTTGAATCGCCGGCGGGAGAGATCGAACACAAGAGCCGGGGAGAGGAATTTTATGGCGTGCCCATTCACAGCGTCCGGCTACCGGGGCTGGTAGCTCACCAAGAAGTTATATTCGGCGCCTTAGGCCAGACATTAACCATCAGACATGATACGACCAGCCGTGAGAGTTTCATGCCGGGCGTACTGTTGGCCATTCGTGAGATGGCCAGTCGGAAAGGTGAGTTCATTTTCGGGTTGGATAAACTCTTGGGCTTCTGA
- a CDS encoding aspartate-semialdehyde dehydrogenase: MNDLRVAIVGATGLVGQEFIRILTQRNFPTKSITLLASDRSAGKKLLVKGQEIEVKETTPESFNDIDIALFSAGADISRHFSPIAAEKGVVVIDNSAAFRYEPDVPLVVPEVNIEDAKNNKGIIANPNCSTIQMVTALYPLHKVNPIKRIIVSTYQAVSGTGTAAMDVLTSQSQTVLAGQPVTPHVYPHQIAFNLIPEIDVFFDTGYTKEEWKMLVETRKIMHAPHIAVSATCVRVPVFVGHSEAVNIEFERPMAPDEARDILAKAPGVKVLDDPTVSLYPHPWMAAGTDDTFVGRIRSDSSLPGGLVMWIVADNIRKGAALNAVQIAEEMVKRGWLRG; this comes from the coding sequence TTGAACGATTTAAGAGTGGCCATCGTCGGCGCTACCGGCTTGGTCGGGCAAGAATTCATCAGAATCCTTACCCAGCGCAATTTCCCAACAAAATCGATAACTCTGTTGGCTTCCGACCGCAGCGCCGGCAAGAAATTACTGGTCAAAGGTCAGGAGATCGAGGTTAAGGAGACTACCCCCGAAAGCTTCAATGACATCGACATCGCCCTGTTCTCCGCCGGTGCCGACATTTCACGTCATTTCTCTCCAATCGCCGCCGAAAAAGGCGTGGTCGTCATCGACAACAGCGCGGCTTTCCGTTATGAACCGGATGTGCCGCTGGTTGTTCCCGAGGTAAATATCGAAGACGCCAAAAATAACAAAGGCATAATCGCCAACCCGAACTGCTCCACCATCCAGATGGTAACCGCTCTTTATCCCCTCCACAAGGTTAATCCGATAAAACGGATTATCGTTTCCACATACCAGGCGGTGTCAGGCACCGGGACCGCAGCTATGGATGTGCTCACGTCTCAAAGCCAAACGGTTTTGGCTGGACAACCTGTCACTCCCCACGTTTATCCGCACCAGATCGCCTTCAACCTAATACCCGAGATAGATGTATTCTTCGACACCGGGTACACCAAGGAAGAGTGGAAAATGCTGGTTGAGACGAGAAAGATAATGCACGCCCCTCACATCGCGGTTTCCGCCACCTGCGTCCGCGTGCCGGTATTCGTCGGCCACAGTGAAGCGGTCAATATAGAATTTGAGCGTCCAATGGCGCCGGATGAAGCCCGCGATATCCTGGCTAAAGCGCCCGGAGTCAAAGTCCTTGACGATCCCACGGTCAGTCTTTATCCCCACCCGTGGATGGCTGCTGGCACCGACGATACTTTCGTCGGCCGCATTCGGTCTGATTCATCGCTCCCCGGCGGGTTGGTGATGTGGATCGTAGCCGACAACATCAGGAAAGGTGCTGCCCTCAATGCCGTCCAGATCGCCGAAGAAATGGTCAAACGAGGTTGGCTGAGAGGCTAA
- the dapA gene encoding 4-hydroxy-tetrahydrodipicolinate synthase, which yields MKELGRLITAMVTPFKDDGSIDFVQTRKLAKALVASGSDGIVVAGTTGESPTVTWEEEHALFMAVREAVGEKAKVIAGTGSNSTAEAIENTIKAEKLGVDAALLVVPYYNKPTQEGLYRHFKAVADATTLPIILYNVPSRTITSLSSETTIRLSKIQNIVGTKEASGNLGEIARIIDGAQSARPDFTVWSGNDSDTLPMMAIGAHGVISVASHLVGLQIKKMMESFIAGNLAEAAALHRHLTPIFNNLFVVANPIPIKYALNYLGFKVGQPRLPLTEPDEKSAAIIRDTLKNYHIDLPMS from the coding sequence ATGAAAGAACTCGGACGCCTGATCACTGCGATGGTTACGCCGTTTAAAGACGACGGCTCTATCGATTTTGTCCAGACCCGGAAACTGGCTAAAGCGCTGGTTGCTTCTGGCAGCGACGGAATAGTCGTCGCGGGCACGACGGGTGAATCACCCACCGTAACCTGGGAAGAAGAGCATGCCCTGTTCATGGCTGTCAGAGAAGCCGTGGGCGAAAAGGCCAAGGTCATCGCCGGAACCGGATCCAACTCCACTGCCGAGGCGATCGAAAACACCATCAAAGCCGAAAAACTCGGCGTAGATGCCGCCCTCCTGGTGGTGCCTTACTATAATAAGCCTACCCAGGAAGGGCTGTACCGCCATTTCAAGGCTGTTGCCGACGCTACGACCCTACCGATTATCCTTTACAACGTTCCGTCCCGTACCATCACCTCGCTGTCCTCCGAGACGACCATCCGGCTGTCAAAAATCCAGAATATCGTCGGGACGAAGGAAGCTTCCGGTAATCTTGGCGAGATCGCCCGCATCATCGACGGCGCCCAATCTGCCCGTCCCGATTTCACTGTTTGGAGCGGCAACGATTCCGACACCCTGCCGATGATGGCCATCGGTGCCCATGGGGTTATCTCGGTGGCATCCCACCTGGTTGGACTCCAGATCAAGAAAATGATGGAAAGTTTCATCGCCGGCAATTTAGCCGAAGCAGCGGCGCTACACCGGCACCTGACCCCGATATTCAACAACCTGTTCGTTGTAGCCAACCCGATCCCAATCAAGTACGCTTTGAATTATCTAGGTTTCAAAGTAGGTCAGCCTCGCCTGCCATTGACTGAGCCTGACGAGAAATCGGCGGCGATCATCCGTGATACGCTCAAGAACTATCACATTGACCTGCCTATGAGCTGA
- a CDS encoding GNAT family N-acetyltransferase: MSSIRGVLTGIAMFPDKLDNLVPLSPELVKPASITCARAFADDETTRFLIPDATKRDKLRFSFEYYLNLTLISGRGTYVTSPKCEGVAMWFESEKKESFFDHLRAGFPLLPLHAGWGFLLRESQLDLHFSRLRRELAPKRHMYLGVLAVEPAYQGQGFASKLVRPMIKRLDEEKMPAYLETQNARNMEMYRGWGFELIKEETMPNSSLKLFLMLRKSQEPTLI, from the coding sequence ATGTCATCTATAAGGGGCGTACTCACTGGTATCGCAATGTTTCCGGACAAACTCGACAACCTTGTGCCATTATCCCCGGAATTGGTTAAACCGGCGTCGATAACCTGCGCCAGGGCGTTCGCCGACGATGAGACCACCCGATTTCTCATCCCCGATGCTACAAAACGCGACAAACTTCGTTTTTCCTTCGAATACTACCTCAATTTGACGCTCATCAGCGGCAGGGGGACCTATGTCACTTCGCCGAAATGTGAAGGCGTGGCTATGTGGTTCGAGTCCGAGAAGAAAGAATCGTTTTTCGATCACCTCAGAGCCGGGTTTCCATTGTTGCCTTTGCATGCCGGTTGGGGTTTTCTATTAAGGGAATCTCAACTCGATCTCCACTTTTCCCGGCTGCGGCGCGAGTTGGCGCCTAAACGCCATATGTACCTTGGAGTGCTAGCTGTTGAACCTGCCTACCAGGGGCAAGGATTTGCTTCAAAACTGGTAAGGCCTATGATTAAACGTTTGGACGAGGAGAAGATGCCGGCGTACCTTGAAACTCAGAACGCTAGGAATATGGAGATGTATCGCGGATGGGGATTCGAATTGATTAAAGAAGAAACGATGCCAAATTCCAGCCTTAAGCTGTTCCTGATGCTCAGAAAATCCCAAGAACCAACATTAATATAA
- the acs gene encoding acetate--CoA ligase: MTQAADSRVAHLPTTQYFCPSGDYDEMWRRADQDPEGFWGEQAMDLDWFKRWDKVLDWKVPYARWFVGGKLNLSYQCLDRHMKTEVKNKVAFYWEGELGDSQVLTYAELYRLTNNYAAALKRLGVKRGDRIALYLPMIPALPIFMLACARIGAIFTVVFSAFSGQALADRVEDVEAKIIVTSSGMHRRGKILPLKDNAVEAAKRCPCVEKIIVVKHTGHNVEMDPSRDVWLNDLLAGCDEYVAPEHMDSNDPLFVLYTSGSTGKPKGILHGTGGYSLWIAKTMQWAFNTDAQTVWWCTADIGWITGHSYVVYAPLELGLSSVMYEGAPDYPTLDRWWSIIEKYGVTILYTSPTAIRMFMRHGEEWPAKHDLSSLKILGSVGEPINPEAWLWYYRHIGHERIGISDTWWQTETGGFMISPTPGIQPHFLKPGSATKPMPGIVPAVLDAEGKELPNGQTGFIVIKKPWPGMLLDIYHNPELYQKTYWSRFPGYYLPGDYCMKDQDNFLWLLGRADEVIKVAGHRISTAELESAIVGHSAVAEAAATSRPDEIKGEAIIMFVTLRKGTPPSVEIKNELTRHLRATIGTLATPEEIFFVNLLPKTRSGKIMRRLLKAVATGATVGDTSTLDDGASVDEAKAAFAELSAGSHHYKSGERNPETKPMP; the protein is encoded by the coding sequence ATGACACAAGCAGCCGATTCCCGCGTCGCTCATTTGCCTACTACACAGTACTTCTGCCCGTCGGGGGACTACGACGAAATGTGGCGCCGTGCCGATCAGGATCCCGAAGGTTTCTGGGGCGAACAGGCAATGGACCTTGACTGGTTCAAGCGCTGGGACAAGGTACTCGACTGGAAAGTTCCCTATGCCCGCTGGTTCGTCGGCGGCAAGTTGAATCTTTCATATCAATGCCTTGACCGGCATATGAAAACCGAGGTTAAGAACAAAGTCGCCTTTTATTGGGAAGGAGAGCTTGGTGATTCCCAGGTTTTAACCTACGCCGAGCTTTATCGCCTGACCAACAACTACGCCGCCGCCCTAAAAAGACTCGGCGTCAAGCGTGGCGATCGGATCGCGCTCTACCTGCCGATGATCCCGGCTCTTCCCATTTTCATGCTGGCCTGCGCCCGCATCGGCGCCATTTTCACTGTGGTTTTCTCCGCTTTTTCGGGACAGGCACTGGCTGACAGGGTCGAAGATGTCGAAGCCAAGATTATTGTGACCTCATCCGGCATGCATCGCCGAGGCAAGATACTGCCGCTGAAAGACAATGCCGTCGAGGCTGCCAAGAGGTGCCCCTGCGTCGAAAAGATCATTGTCGTCAAGCACACCGGGCACAATGTGGAAATGGATCCCTCCCGCGACGTGTGGCTGAACGACCTCCTGGCCGGCTGCGACGAGTATGTTGCTCCGGAGCACATGGACTCGAATGACCCACTGTTCGTTCTTTACACCTCAGGGAGCACCGGCAAACCCAAGGGTATCCTTCATGGTACAGGCGGTTATTCGCTCTGGATCGCCAAGACGATGCAATGGGCGTTCAATACAGACGCCCAGACAGTATGGTGGTGTACCGCGGACATCGGCTGGATCACAGGCCACAGCTACGTTGTCTATGCACCGTTGGAACTTGGCCTGAGCTCCGTCATGTACGAGGGCGCCCCGGATTACCCCACCCTCGATAGATGGTGGTCGATCATTGAAAAGTACGGCGTAACTATTTTATATACTTCACCTACCGCCATCCGCATGTTCATGCGCCACGGTGAAGAGTGGCCAGCCAAACATGATCTCTCCAGCCTCAAGATACTAGGTTCGGTCGGCGAACCAATCAATCCCGAAGCCTGGCTGTGGTATTACCGCCATATCGGCCATGAGCGCATCGGTATCTCCGATACCTGGTGGCAGACCGAAACCGGCGGCTTCATGATTTCCCCTACCCCCGGCATCCAACCCCACTTCCTTAAACCGGGTTCCGCCACCAAGCCGATGCCGGGCATCGTACCTGCAGTGCTTGATGCTGAAGGCAAAGAGTTGCCTAACGGCCAAACCGGCTTCATCGTCATCAAGAAGCCCTGGCCCGGCATGCTCTTGGATATTTACCATAACCCCGAACTCTACCAGAAGACATACTGGTCGCGCTTCCCCGGCTACTATCTGCCGGGCGACTATTGCATGAAAGACCAGGACAACTTCCTATGGTTGCTTGGCCGCGCCGATGAAGTCATCAAGGTCGCCGGGCACCGCATCTCCACTGCCGAACTGGAAAGCGCCATCGTCGGCCACTCTGCAGTTGCCGAAGCCGCTGCTACTTCCCGTCCCGACGAGATCAAGGGCGAGGCCATCATCATGTTCGTGACTTTGCGCAAGGGTACGCCGCCGTCAGTCGAGATCAAGAACGAACTGACGCGGCACCTAAGAGCCACCATCGGCACCTTGGCTACTCCCGAGGAGATATTCTTCGTCAATCTACTGCCCAAGACCCGTAGCGGCAAGATCATGCGTCGACTGCTTAAGGCTGTGGCAACTGGCGCCACCGTCGGTGATACCTCCACTCTCGATGACGGCGCTTCGGTAGACGAAGCCAAAGCCGCTTTTGCAGAATTGAGTGCCGGTTCCCACCACTACAAATCCGGCGAACGCAATCCCGAAACTAAACCGATGCCGTAA
- a CDS encoding sugar phosphate nucleotidyltransferase, which yields MKALILVGGLGTRLRPLTINTPKAMMPVLNKPFIAHVVDHLIGHGVDEVIFTRGHLAGQMELYFGEIYRGCKVTFINEERPLGTAGGIKNCERYLDSTFFALNGDVFSTIDLSAMLAQHRSKHAVATIALTPVENPSAFGLVETEKDNRIRRFVEKPKSEEIATDLINAGCYILEPEVFNYIESGKNTSIERETFQFLLRDHRPFYAFVDRKSYWIDMGNRDKYFQFNMDMLSGRCHCSATPPAGANIGDGTTLDSSVTITGNVMLGHSCHVAPGVRIEGPVVVGDRCNISKNALIRNSVIWENVELDDNDEVNESIIADNCHIGSGSRLSGSTLADGVYTTPDYFLTGSQVWPGTALSN from the coding sequence ATGAAAGCGCTGATTCTAGTTGGCGGCTTGGGTACCAGATTGAGACCCCTCACCATCAACACCCCCAAAGCCATGATGCCGGTGCTCAACAAGCCCTTCATAGCCCACGTTGTCGATCATCTCATCGGTCATGGAGTTGATGAGGTAATTTTCACGCGCGGTCATCTAGCGGGGCAAATGGAACTTTATTTCGGGGAAATTTACCGCGGCTGCAAAGTGACTTTCATAAATGAAGAACGACCACTCGGCACCGCCGGCGGCATCAAAAACTGTGAACGCTATCTTGACAGCACTTTTTTTGCTTTGAACGGAGACGTTTTCTCTACCATAGATTTATCGGCCATGTTGGCACAACATCGCTCCAAACATGCTGTGGCGACCATTGCTTTAACGCCGGTTGAAAATCCATCGGCGTTTGGTCTGGTAGAGACTGAAAAGGACAACCGGATAAGGCGTTTTGTAGAAAAACCCAAATCTGAGGAGATAGCTACCGATCTGATCAACGCCGGGTGTTATATTCTGGAGCCCGAGGTTTTCAATTACATCGAATCTGGTAAAAATACCAGCATCGAGCGCGAGACTTTTCAATTTCTTCTAAGAGACCATCGCCCGTTCTACGCCTTTGTTGATCGCAAATCCTACTGGATCGACATGGGCAACCGCGATAAATACTTTCAATTTAACATGGATATGCTGAGCGGCCGTTGTCATTGCTCGGCTACCCCTCCCGCAGGTGCCAATATTGGAGACGGAACAACTTTGGATTCCTCCGTTACGATTACAGGGAATGTGATGCTGGGTCATAGTTGTCACGTTGCTCCCGGTGTGAGAATCGAAGGTCCGGTGGTTGTCGGTGACCGGTGCAACATCTCGAAAAATGCCTTGATACGCAATTCGGTCATTTGGGAAAACGTCGAATTAGACGACAACGACGAGGTGAACGAATCGATCATCGCCGATAATTGCCATATCGGTTCGGGATCGCGCCTCTCCGGCTCAACGCTGGCAGATGGCGTTTATACAACTCCAGATTATTTCTTAACCGGGTCCCAGGTGTGGCCCGGAACGGCGCTCAGTAATTAA
- a CDS encoding XTP/dITP diphosphatase, with protein MKPELMLATNNRGKIGEYRDLLSGCGYELVTPAQKGISIEVAETGGTFTENAALKARALASTLGLLTLADDSGLEVDALGGDPGVHSARYAGDNATDSERIDLLLKNLEGVPSDQRTARFRCVIAIADPAGEVRFAEGRIEGLISFAPRGHYGFGYDPVFYLSDRGKTMAELPVEEKNRISHRAFAAAKACLMLKSLSKISKKKLQ; from the coding sequence ATGAAACCTGAACTGATGCTCGCCACCAACAATAGGGGCAAGATCGGAGAATACCGCGACTTGTTGTCAGGTTGCGGCTATGAGTTGGTGACTCCGGCTCAAAAGGGCATTTCTATCGAAGTTGCGGAAACAGGCGGCACCTTTACCGAAAACGCCGCTCTGAAAGCCAGAGCACTGGCTTCGACATTGGGGCTCCTGACCCTCGCCGACGATTCTGGCCTTGAGGTCGATGCGCTGGGAGGTGATCCAGGAGTGCATTCCGCCCGTTACGCGGGCGATAACGCCACGGATTCCGAGAGAATCGACCTGCTTCTGAAAAACTTGGAAGGAGTACCGTCGGATCAGCGAACGGCCCGTTTTCGTTGTGTTATCGCCATTGCCGATCCCGCTGGCGAAGTAAGATTCGCCGAAGGCCGTATAGAGGGATTAATTTCATTCGCACCGCGGGGACACTACGGTTTTGGATATGACCCGGTATTTTATTTGTCGGATCGCGGCAAGACGATGGCAGAACTTCCTGTAGAAGAAAAAAATCGAATAAGCCATCGAGCTTTTGCCGCAGCTAAGGCTTGCCTAATGTTGAAAAGTTTAAGTAAGATAAGTAAGAAAAAGTTACAATAG
- the fbp gene encoding fructose-1,6-bisphosphate aldolase/phosphatase translates to MKITLSVIKADIGGYVGHSDSHPECLCEADNKLAKAKESGLLIDYHVTKCGDDLQLIMTHQKGENNTDIHEMAWDTFVACTSVAKKLKLYGAGQDLLADAFSGNIKGMGPGAAEMEFEERTSEPVVIFMADKTSSGAWNMPLYKMFADPFNTIGLVIAENMHQGFNFEVHDVKESKKIVFSTPEEIYDLLVFIGAPNRYPVKAVYTKTGEIAASSSTQKLAFIAGRYVGKDDPVCIVRCQGAFPAVGEVLEPFAQPYLVEGWMRGSHWGPIMPVGVADSLPTRFDGPPRVIAQGFQLAQGRLVGPRDFFADVSYDKARQKANDMAYMMRKHGPFEPHRLPLDEMEYTTMPQVSHKLQARFKPL, encoded by the coding sequence ATGAAAATTACCCTGAGCGTCATCAAAGCCGACATCGGTGGTTACGTCGGCCATTCCGATTCTCACCCCGAGTGCCTGTGCGAAGCCGATAATAAACTGGCCAAGGCTAAAGAGAGCGGCCTCCTGATTGACTACCATGTTACGAAGTGCGGCGACGACCTGCAACTGATCATGACCCATCAGAAGGGCGAGAACAACACCGACATTCACGAAATGGCCTGGGACACGTTTGTAGCCTGCACCAGCGTCGCCAAGAAATTAAAACTTTACGGGGCGGGGCAGGACCTTTTAGCTGATGCCTTCTCCGGCAACATCAAGGGTATGGGGCCCGGCGCCGCCGAGATGGAGTTTGAAGAGCGGACCTCGGAGCCGGTCGTCATCTTTATGGCGGATAAAACCTCCTCGGGCGCCTGGAACATGCCGCTCTACAAGATGTTCGCGGATCCGTTCAATACTATCGGTCTTGTCATCGCCGAGAACATGCACCAGGGCTTCAACTTCGAAGTCCACGATGTAAAAGAGAGCAAGAAGATCGTATTTTCGACCCCGGAAGAAATTTATGACCTGCTGGTCTTTATCGGCGCCCCCAACCGCTATCCCGTCAAAGCGGTCTATACGAAAACAGGAGAAATCGCGGCTTCCTCTTCCACCCAGAAGCTGGCTTTCATCGCCGGTCGCTACGTCGGCAAAGATGATCCGGTCTGTATCGTCCGCTGCCAGGGGGCTTTCCCGGCCGTTGGCGAGGTGCTTGAACCTTTTGCCCAGCCATACCTGGTTGAAGGTTGGATGCGGGGTTCTCACTGGGGACCGATCATGCCCGTGGGAGTGGCCGACAGCTTGCCGACCCGCTTTGACGGCCCGCCGCGCGTCATTGCGCAGGGTTTCCAACTTGCCCAAGGCCGGTTGGTGGGACCGCGTGATTTCTTCGCAGATGTCTCCTATGACAAAGCACGCCAGAAAGCCAATGACATGGCTTACATGATGCGCAAGCATGGTCCGTTCGAACCGCACCGCCTACCGCTGGACGAAATGGAATACACCACTATGCCGCAGGTCTCCCACAAGCTGCAAGCGCGTTTTAAACCGCTCTAA